Within Spirochaetaceae bacterium, the genomic segment TGGCGGCGTCCACCACCTGGTTGGACACCAGGACGTCGCCGATGCCGCCGTCTACCATTGCCACCGCCTCGCTCACCTTCTGGCAGCACACGCCCACGGCGCCGTGCGCCACCTGCAGGCGCGCCAGGTTCGGGCACTTGTGGCTCTTGGCATGCGGGCGCGGACGCGCACGAGTGCCGGCGGTGACTTCCTGCAGCCGGGCGATGTTCGTCTCGGCGGCATCCAGATCGAGCAGCAGGGCCGGGGTCTCCACGTCGGCGACCGCATCGCCGACCCGGGCAGGCAGGTAACTCATCGCGCAGACTCTATGCCACCGCCGCCGGTGCGTCGACCCGCATCCGCCGGCCGGTGCCGCCGCTGCCGGGCACACTCCGGCCCCGACAACTCCGGCACCCGCATCGCGCCTTCCCCGCGCCTTCACCGAGTGTCGCTTGCCGGTGCGGGGCTGCCCCGCTATGGTCGGAAGATGCAGCGGCAGGGCGTCGGTGCGGTCCCCGCGTTGTCGGCGTGCCGCCCGGAACAGGTTGGCATGGCGGGCGATCTCGGCGATCGCCTCGCCGGCGCGGCGCGGCGGCTCATTGCCGGCCTGCAGCTTGCCGGCGCGGTGACGGTGGTCGCCCGCGCCGGCAAGATCGTGCACTTGCAGGCCCATGGAACGATGGACATCGCGCGCGAGCGGCCGATGGCGGACGACACCATCTTCCGCATCTACTCAATGACCAAGGCGGTGGGTACGGTGGCGGCGATGCTGCTGTGCGAGGCGGGCAAGCTGGAGCTGGATGCGCCGGCCGCGGACTACCTGCCGGCGCTCGGCCGGATGCGGGTAGCCTGGTCCGAAGAGGTCGGCGGCCGGGCGATGCCTGGGCATCGGCCTTCATCGTCTTCCGTGTCACCGAGTGACCGCACACACCCCGAGCGAGCCACCGGCAAGGCGGGCGCGGCGCCGCGGCGCGCCATGACGGTGCGCGACCTGCTGCGCCACACCTCCGGGCTGCCCGGCAACGTGGCCGTGAACGACCGCTTCCGGGCAACCGGCCTGCCGCCGCTCGCCGAGTGCACGCTGGAGGAGATCGGCGATCACCTCGACCGGGTTCCCCTGCTCTATCATCCCGGCAGCCGGTGGTACTACAGCGTCGCGGCCGACGTGGTGGGGCGCCTGGTGGAGGTGGCGTCGGGGCAGCGGTTCGACGAGTTCCTGCAGCAGCGCATCTTCGCGCCGCTCGGCATGGTGGACACTGACTTCTTCTGCCCGCCGCACAAGGCCGACCGGCTCGCCGAGATGTACGGGCCCGACCCGGCCGGCGGCATCATGCCGGTGGACGCTCCGCAGGGCGGCACCGTGTCCAGCTTCAGCTTCCGGGAGCGCCCGCGCTTCCTGTCCTGCGGCGGCGGCCTGGTGTCCACCGCGCACGACTACGTGCGCTTCTGCCTGATGCTGTCGGGCAACGGAACGCTCGGCGGCGTGCCGCTGCTGCAACCGGCAACCGTCGCGAGGATGACCCGCAACCAGCTCCCCGCCACGCTGCTTCCGATCCGCAAGGCACCGCAGGAGCGCTACGACGGGCTGGGCTTCGGACTCGGCTTCTCGGTGCGCGTGGCGCCGTCCGGCTTCGTGCCCGGCGCGGAGGTCGGCGAGTACGGCTGGATCGGCGGCGCGAGCACCGAGTTCACGGTCTCCCCCCGTTCCGGGCTGGTGATCATCACCCTCACCCAGTTCATGCCGTTTTCGCCACTCAGCCGGATGGTGAAGACGATCGTCTACGACGCGCTCGAGGAGGACACGTAATCATGGCGCGACGCCCCAACATCGTGCTGATCATGGCGGACGACCTCGGCTTCAGCGACCTCGGCTGCTACGGCAGCGAGATAGCCACCCCGAACCTCGACCGGCTGGCCGCCGGCGGCATGCGCTTCACCCACTTCTACAACAACGCCGTGTGCGTGGCCACGCGCGCATCGCTGCTCACCGGCCAGTACTGCCACCGGGTGGGCCAGGGGCTCGGCGCCCGGCTGCGCGGCGGCGCCAACAACGTCACCTTCGCCGAGTTGCTGCGCGACGCCGGCTACCGCACGCTGATGTCCGGCAAGTGGCACAACGGCGCCGACCCCGGCGAGCTGCCGGTCGATCGCGGCTTCGACCGCTACTGGGGGCTGTTGTCCGGCGGCAGCAACTACTTCAACCCGGGCGTACGGCGGCCGGGCGAGCCGGAGCCGGTGCACAAGGCGCCCGGCAACTACCGGCCGTGGGGCGACGACCGGCGCGTCACCCACCCGTTCACGCCCGACAATCCCGACTTCTACATCACCGATTCGTTCTCGGACCGGGCGGTTTCCTTCCTGGACCGCTACGGGCACGACGAGCAGCCGTTCCTGCTCTACCTTGCCTATACTGCGCCGCACTTTCCCCTGCACGCTCCGGAAGCGGACATCGCCCGCTACCAGGGCCGCTACCGGATCGGGTGGGACGAACTGCGCCGGCGCCGCTACGCGCGCTTGTGCGACCTCGGCCTGGTGGAGGAACGCTGGGGCATGTCGGAGCGCGACGATGCGTGCGGCACCTGGGCAGAGGCGCGCGACAAGCCGCGCTGGGACCGCAAGATGGCGGTCTACGCGGCGATGGTGGACCGCATGGACCAGGGGATCGGGCGCGTGCTCGCCAAGATCCGGGCGCTCGGCAAGGAGCAGGACACCCTGGTGCTGTTTCTGTCCGACAACGGCGGCTGCGGCGAGCACATCGACAACTCACCCGACCGCCCGCCGGGCACCGTCGATACCTACGCCACCGTCGACGCGCCCTGGGCCAACGCCAGCAACACGCCGTTCCGGAAGTACAAGGTGTTCGACCACGAGGGCGGCATCGCCACCCCGCTCATTGCCTGCTGGCCGGCAGTCATCGAACCGGGCGCCATCAGCCACGAGGTGGGTCACGTGATCGACTTCCTGCCCACGTTCGCCGATCTGGCCGGCGCCGAATACCCGGACCACTACCACGGCGGGCGTATCGCCCCCGCCGACGGCATCAGCCTGGCGCCGCTGCTGCGCGGCGAACCGCGCGACCCGCACCCGTACCTGTGCTGGGAGCTGGAAGGCTGCCGGGCGGTGCGCCGCGGGCGCTGGAAGGCGGTGAGCATGGGACCGCCGCGCCAGTACGCCGGCCACCGGTTCCCATCCGGCCACGAGGGCTGGGAGCTGTACGACATGGACCTGGACCGCTGCGAATCCAACGACCTGGCCGCCGGGCGTCCGCACCTGGTGCAGGAACTGGACGCCCTGTGGCACCGCTGGTACGACGCCTGCCGGCGCGAACAGCGCCGCGCGCAGCCGTGACCGGGCGGCGGTTCGCCGGACGACTGCCGGCAGCCGGCCGGTACCGGGTCAGGAGACGGTAGCGTCCACTCGGCAGCCGGGAGGGATCCGGCCGTTGCGCGTCGCATCGGCGCTCGCGGCTCGTGACCGCGCGTGTGGCCGCCGTACGCGGCGGACGCCGGCGGCGCCGGGGTTGTTTTCGCGCGCCCGCAGGGTCATCTTTGGTGCCGCATGCGCAAAGTGCTGTCGTACCTGCTCACGCTGGTCAACTTCGCCGGTTTCCTGCTGGTGTTCGTGGTAACCCGCGACCTGTACCGGACGCTGTTCGCGGTGCTGTACGGCCTGGCCACCTCGCGCGACATGAGCGCGTTCCAGGTATCGGCCGCCCTGCGCACGTTCGACATGGTCGGCATGTTCGTGATGGGCCTAGCCGCGATCGTGCTGATCATCGTGATCCAATCGGTGTACGAGGGGGCGCGCGATGGTGTCCAGCTCGGCGCGCGCTTCGCCACCGTGAGCGGCATGCAGATGGCGTGGATCGGTGCCACCCGGGTCCTGGTGTGGCTGCTGCCGGTGGGCGTGCACGACATGGGCCTGGACGGCTACACGTTGGTTCCCCTGGCGGCTGGCGGCGCGGCTATCGCGGTTGGTATACTGCTGCGGCGGCGCACCTCCGCGTCGCGATCCTGATCCATGCCAGCGACATCACCGATCATTCGAGCCTCCCAGGTGTCCCGTGAGTTCGTGCTCGGCCAGGAGCGGGTGCAGGCCGTGCGCCAGGTAGACATGGAACTCTCACCCGGCCGCCTGGCGCTGATTCGCGGCAAGTCGGGCTCCGGCAAGACGACGTTGCTGAACATCCTCGGCGGCCTCGACCGGCCTACTACCGGCGTCGTGTTCTACCACGAGCGCGACCTGCACATCTTTTCGGAGCGCGAGATGACCCGTTGGCGGCGCACCAGCGCCGCATTCGTGTTCCAGGCGTTCGCGCTCATCCCCGGGCTCACCGCCGCCGAGAACGTCGACGTGCCGTTGCGCATCGCCGGCATCAGCCCGCGCGACGCGGGCAAGCGCGCGCTGCAATACCTGGACATGGTGGGGTTGGCGCCGCGCGCGCACCACCGCATCTACGAGTTGAGCGGCGGCGAGCAGCAGCGCGTAGCGGTGGCGCGGGCCCTGGTCAAGGAGCCGGAGGTGCTGCTCGCCGACGAGCCCACCGGCGAGCTCGACCAGACCACCGGCCATCGCGTGCTCGCACTGCTGCGCAGCCTGGCTCACGAGCGCGGCATCGCCATCTGCCTGACCAGTCACGATCCTTCCGCTTCCGACTTTGCCGACGAGGTGTATTCCATGAAGGACGGCCGGCTCACCGCCGGACGGAGTGCCGCGTGACGTTACCCGAACCGGTCCGCCTGCGGGGCCGCTTCCTGCCCGCGGCCCCACTGGCGGCAGCGCTGTTGGCGGCCATGCTGCTGGGCGCCTGCGACGCCCTCCCCGATGAAGACGAGGATCTGCCGCGCGAGTTGCCGCCCATTCCGTTGCGCTCGCGGGCGGTTACCTATCCGGTAGAGCAGATCGACCTGGCGGTCGAGGTACGCGGCACCGCCGTGGTAACGCCGACGCGCGAGGTGGAACTGTACTTTCGCGAACCGGGCAGGCTGACCGTGCTCAACACGTCGGTTCGCGACGAGGTGCGGGCCAACCAGGTGCTTGCCCGGCTGGAGAGCGCCGATCTGGAGCAGGAGCTGCGCCTCGCCGAGATGGACCTGGAGATCGCCCGGCTTCGGCACCAGGCGATGGCGGCCGGCAACCTGACGCGCACGGAGCGGGCCATCAACGAACTGGAGCTCTCCAAGCAGGAGATCCGCACCGAGTATCTGCGTGACCGCGTGGGCGCCTACGTGATCCGCTCACCCTACAACGGCGTGGTCAAGACGGTGCGCGGCAAGGTGGGAGAACTGGTCCAGGAGTACACGACGATCATCGAAGTCTCCGACCCCACCGAGCTGGAACTGCAGATGCGGGTCAACATCGATGAATTCGAACGCGTCATTCCCGGACAGCCGGTGCTGATCGAGGTCAGCCGCGGTTCCTGGTCGCCCGGCGAGGTGGTTGCGGTGAGCAGCCGCAACCAGGCCACCGATCCCACCCTGCGCCGAGACGAGTACATCGCCCACCTCGCGCTCGAGGACTCCTCCATCGAACTGCGTGCCCAGGCGCGCCTGACCGCCCGCATCATCGTCGAGAACCGGCCGCAGACACTGGTGATTCCGGCTGCCGGCCTGCGCGAATTCCGGGAGCGCACCTACGTGCGCGTACTCGAAGGCGAGTTGCGCCGCGAAGTCGACGTACGCGTCGGCATCCGCACCGACACCCAGGTAGAGATCCTCACCGGTCTGGAGCCCGGCCAACTGGTAGTCGGCAAGTGAGCGACGCCGGCGGCGGCTACGAAAGCGGCGCTCCTCCCGCACCGGCAACCGCCCCTTCGCTGAGCTACGGGCGGGTCGGGTCGCGCCGCGAACGCGGACTCGCGCCTTCCGTGGTGGTTCTCTATCCGCTCACCGTCCTGTGGATCACGCTGCAGCGCATGGCCCGCAACTGGCGCCTGCTCGGCGCGCTGCTCGCCGGCCTGGTGCTGGTGGCGGGGCTGGCGGCCGCCGTGCCGATCTACACCGCCGCCGGCCTGCAGCGCAGCTTCATCCAGCACTGGCGCCAGCAGGACGAGTTCCGCCCGCCGTTCGCGGTGATCATGGCGCACCGCAACAGCCGGCGCAAGGAACCGGTGACCGCCGAGCAACTTACCCGGTTGCAGCGCTACCTGGACGGCGACCTGCAAGGCCGGGTCGGCCATCCCGCCATCGCCACCTCGTTCTACGGCAGCTTCGGCAGCGACTTCGTGCTGCTGAACAACGAAGCCGATCCCTCCGGGCGCGCGACGCGGGCCGAGCTGTCCTTCATGAGCAACCTGGCGGAGCACGCCGACCTCGCCGTCGGACGCTGGTACGAGGCACGCGACGACGGCGTGGTCGAGGTGGTGGCCGACGAGAAGACGCTCGACGACCTGGAGCTGATCGTCGGCGGACGCTACGTATGGGCATACCAGATGCTGCCGAACGAGGAAATCGCCGATCTGCCGGTGGAGACCTACCAGCGTCAGCGTTTTGCCCTGACGCCGATCGAAGTCGTGGGCATGTTCAGGCCGCAGGCGGAGGT encodes:
- a CDS encoding serine hydrolase, encoding MAGDLGDRLAGAARRLIAGLQLAGAVTVVARAGKIVHLQAHGTMDIARERPMADDTIFRIYSMTKAVGTVAAMLLCEAGKLELDAPAADYLPALGRMRVAWSEEVGGRAMPGHRPSSSSVSPSDRTHPERATGKAGAAPRRAMTVRDLLRHTSGLPGNVAVNDRFRATGLPPLAECTLEEIGDHLDRVPLLYHPGSRWYYSVAADVVGRLVEVASGQRFDEFLQQRIFAPLGMVDTDFFCPPHKADRLAEMYGPDPAGGIMPVDAPQGGTVSSFSFRERPRFLSCGGGLVSTAHDYVRFCLMLSGNGTLGGVPLLQPATVARMTRNQLPATLLPIRKAPQERYDGLGFGLGFSVRVAPSGFVPGAEVGEYGWIGGASTEFTVSPRSGLVIITLTQFMPFSPLSRMVKTIVYDALEEDT
- a CDS encoding arylsulfatase, which codes for MARRPNIVLIMADDLGFSDLGCYGSEIATPNLDRLAAGGMRFTHFYNNAVCVATRASLLTGQYCHRVGQGLGARLRGGANNVTFAELLRDAGYRTLMSGKWHNGADPGELPVDRGFDRYWGLLSGGSNYFNPGVRRPGEPEPVHKAPGNYRPWGDDRRVTHPFTPDNPDFYITDSFSDRAVSFLDRYGHDEQPFLLYLAYTAPHFPLHAPEADIARYQGRYRIGWDELRRRRYARLCDLGLVEERWGMSERDDACGTWAEARDKPRWDRKMAVYAAMVDRMDQGIGRVLAKIRALGKEQDTLVLFLSDNGGCGEHIDNSPDRPPGTVDTYATVDAPWANASNTPFRKYKVFDHEGGIATPLIACWPAVIEPGAISHEVGHVIDFLPTFADLAGAEYPDHYHGGRIAPADGISLAPLLRGEPRDPHPYLCWELEGCRAVRRGRWKAVSMGPPRQYAGHRFPSGHEGWELYDMDLDRCESNDLAAGRPHLVQELDALWHRWYDACRREQRRAQP
- a CDS encoding ABC transporter ATP-binding protein, whose product is MPATSPIIRASQVSREFVLGQERVQAVRQVDMELSPGRLALIRGKSGSGKTTLLNILGGLDRPTTGVVFYHERDLHIFSEREMTRWRRTSAAFVFQAFALIPGLTAAENVDVPLRIAGISPRDAGKRALQYLDMVGLAPRAHHRIYELSGGEQQRVAVARALVKEPEVLLADEPTGELDQTTGHRVLALLRSLAHERGIAICLTSHDPSASDFADEVYSMKDGRLTAGRSAA
- a CDS encoding HlyD family efflux transporter periplasmic adaptor subunit, producing MTLPEPVRLRGRFLPAAPLAAALLAAMLLGACDALPDEDEDLPRELPPIPLRSRAVTYPVEQIDLAVEVRGTAVVTPTREVELYFREPGRLTVLNTSVRDEVRANQVLARLESADLEQELRLAEMDLEIARLRHQAMAAGNLTRTERAINELELSKQEIRTEYLRDRVGAYVIRSPYNGVVKTVRGKVGELVQEYTTIIEVSDPTELELQMRVNIDEFERVIPGQPVLIEVSRGSWSPGEVVAVSSRNQATDPTLRRDEYIAHLALEDSSIELRAQARLTARIIVENRPQTLVIPAAGLREFRERTYVRVLEGELRREVDVRVGIRTDTQVEILTGLEPGQLVVGK